TCAGTCACTATAACATGGTCATCATCTATTTCGTTACTATCATAAGTCTCAATAACAGGTTCCTCAACTACTTCGTTACTAACTTCAGCCTCAATAATAGGTTCCTCAACTACTTCGTTGCTAGCTTCAGTCTCAATAACAGGTTCCTCAACTACTTCGTTGCTAACTTCAGTCTCAATAACAGGCTCTTCGGTTATTGGGGTTGTATTGTTGTTAATTGATAAATTTTCAATAATTATCGGCTCATTATCTTTATTTGAAGAAGTCTCAGTCAAAAGTTTTTTTGTAGAAAATAAAGTTTTGAATTTTAAAGGTAATAACTCATTTAATACTTCCGTATTTAAAAAAGCTTCTTCGTCAGGATCAATTTGACTGGAAGTTATTTTTTCATTGTAATATGTAATGAAGTAAGACGATAATAAAGCAATGATAAAAACGATTGATAAATTGGAATGGTTAAATAACTTTATATTTAAAGGAAGAATTAAATTTATCAATAAGGAACAAATTGCACACAAAAATAATGACTTAATACTGATCTTTAAGCCAATAAAGTTTGCTAATTTATAAATGATAAAAAAGCTCAATGCAAAAAAAATTGTCGTTGCTATTATAAATATCATTAATCATCACCGTTATTATAACTTCTAAGCATTGAATTTCGACAGGAAAGAAAAAAATCCTGTAAAAAAAATTCAAAATTAGAAATAAAATAAGAAATATAAAGTTATTTTATCATAAAATAAGCATAAATACTTACAGAAATATAAAAAATTAATAAAATGTTGTTAATTTGTAGGGCTAAAGTTTTTCTTTAATAATAAAGTAAAAGGGGTATTGCTATTAATCAACGAATTATTATATAAATTAAAATTTTGGATGGTGGCTAACGATGTTGTCAGAAGGAACAGCGATAATCTCACATGAAGATGGCTTGCATGCTAGAGTAGCGGCAATGATTGTCCAAAAAGCCTATGAAATTAGGACTAAATATGATTGTAAATTATTTATCAGGCTTGCTAGCGGGGCACAAGTAGAAATTAGAAACTTAATGTTATTGGTGTCAATGAAAATTACTAAAGGTGATACGGTTTGGATTAGCGCGGAAGGGGCAGCAGCGGAGGTTGCTGTTCAGGAAATGCTGTCATTTTTAAAAAGTGATTTTACGGTTAATAATTGGCAAATTTTAAAAGAAGTCGATAAACTTTTGCAAGAAAATGACTTTACGGTAAAAGAAGTTTTTTCTAATATTGCTAATGGTCTAATTGTAACTAATGAAGATGATATAATCATTATCTACAATAATAAAGCAGCTGATTTATTAGGTGTGCCGATTGAAAAAGCCATCGGTAAAAATGTGGTCGATGTTGTGCCGAATACTCGGCTACATATTATTAGGCAAACTGGTGTTGCCGAAAAAAACTCTAAGCAAATTATAGGTAAAGCAGTTACGATGGCTAATAGAACACCAATTATTATCAATGGCAAAATCAGAGGGGCGATTGCGATCTTTGATGATATTTCTGCTATTGAAAAAATTACTGATGAATTATATGCGGTAAAAGAGTTAAAAGAGCGACTACAATTGATTTTAGCAACAGTACAAGATGGTATTTGTATGCTAGATAAAAATGGTGAAATAATTTATGTAAATCCTTCTTACTTAAAAATTGTCGAAGAGAATAGTGCGGCGGTTTTGGGGAAAAATATTTATGAAATATCACCGAATGGATTAAGAGCGACTGTTTTGAAAACTGGACAACCGCAAATAGCTTCGATAACGAAAAAAAGCAATGGGGTTACGGTGGTCGCCAATGTAAATCCGTTGATTATTGATGGAGAAATTGCCGGAGTGCTATCCGTAGTGAAAAATATTACGGAATTACAAAGTGTAATGGATAAACTTAATAGTATGAAAGCGAAAGCAGCTTATTTGGAAGATGAGCTTTTTCGCACGAAAAAAAGTGATAAGGCTTTTAATACTTATATTGGTAGCAGTGGTGTAGTGAGAGACGTTTTAGCGATGGCGATGAAAGCGGCTAAGAG
The DNA window shown above is from Negativicutes bacterium and carries:
- a CDS encoding sigma 54-interacting transcriptional regulator — its product is MLSEGTAIISHEDGLHARVAAMIVQKAYEIRTKYDCKLFIRLASGAQVEIRNLMLLVSMKITKGDTVWISAEGAAAEVAVQEMLSFLKSDFTVNNWQILKEVDKLLQENDFTVKEVFSNIANGLIVTNEDDIIIIYNNKAADLLGVPIEKAIGKNVVDVVPNTRLHIIRQTGVAEKNSKQIIGKAVTMANRTPIIINGKIRGAIAIFDDISAIEKITDELYAVKELKERLQLILATVQDGICMLDKNGEIIYVNPSYLKIVEENSAAVLGKNIYEISPNGLRATVLKTGQPQIASITKKSNGVTVVANVNPLIIDGEIAGVLSVVKNITELQSVMDKLNSMKAKAAYLEDELFRTKKSDKAFNTYIGSSGVVRDVLAMAMKAAKSNATVLIRGESGTGKELIAQGIHNASFRAKGPFIRVNCGAIPESLLESELFGYEKGAFTGAVKKKMGRFELAHNGTIFLDEIGDMDKSMQVKLLRVLQQKEFERVGGEETIKVDVRIIAATNRNLEQMLKDDLFREDLYYRLNVIPLFLPSLRERIADLGVLAQHFIDKYNKEMAKKIKGIKNDALEVLTAYKWPGNVRELENIIERMVTLLEGDYIEVSNLPAYINKTLLSEDKLLGKDVVLPWEVYEQQIIQHALNKCGSYNGAAKALGLTHKTVASKVKKYNIEKHTS